In a single window of the Oecophyllibacter saccharovorans genome:
- a CDS encoding FAD-dependent monooxygenase yields MSKHYDLCINGGGPIGSTLAGLVARQGRRVLLLERNPFVTEPLSSLDGRAYALAEGVIPLLEQAGIWAQLPRPAEAIRAIHVLDGQGPLPRASRRQIASDGLTFQPEDAPEQRPFGWMVEAYDLLAAIARTVSSHPELDVRAPETGSFDFREDRVDITLSSGEKASASLVVAADGRRSALRQQAGIGVQVTPFHKHALVAAMAHEKPHHGSALENFLPQGPFARLPLPASDRHPHRSAIVWTDTPQRIKHFHDMPADVFARLVEERLGGEDLGKITLTGQRWLYPLASQYALRYTAPRLALIGDAAHGLHPVAGQGMNLGFRDVRTLAALLEEAWNEGSGTARVDLGAPALLARYQHSTRPGNFAMLLACNGMEHLFSTHNPFLRGARQLGLKALERLPGLRRSFVQQAMGL; encoded by the coding sequence ATGAGCAAGCATTACGATCTGTGCATCAATGGCGGCGGCCCCATCGGCAGTACCCTGGCCGGTCTTGTAGCCCGCCAGGGCAGACGCGTGCTGCTGCTGGAACGCAATCCATTCGTGACAGAGCCTCTCTCCTCCCTGGACGGACGCGCCTATGCGCTGGCGGAAGGGGTCATTCCCCTGCTTGAGCAGGCGGGTATCTGGGCCCAGCTGCCACGTCCCGCCGAAGCCATCCGGGCCATTCACGTCCTTGACGGCCAGGGACCCCTCCCGCGAGCCAGCAGGCGCCAGATAGCCTCAGACGGCCTTACCTTCCAGCCCGAGGACGCCCCTGAGCAACGGCCTTTCGGGTGGATGGTGGAGGCCTATGACCTTCTGGCGGCCATCGCTCGTACGGTTTCCAGCCACCCTGAGCTTGACGTGCGCGCGCCCGAAACCGGCAGTTTTGACTTCCGGGAGGACCGGGTCGACATCACCCTGAGCTCAGGCGAAAAAGCCAGTGCTTCGCTGGTTGTCGCGGCAGACGGGCGCCGCTCCGCCCTGCGGCAGCAGGCTGGTATCGGTGTTCAGGTCACGCCTTTTCACAAACATGCGCTCGTGGCGGCAATGGCCCATGAAAAGCCCCATCATGGCAGCGCGTTGGAAAACTTTCTGCCTCAGGGGCCTTTTGCAAGGCTGCCTCTGCCGGCAAGTGACCGTCATCCCCACCGCTCAGCCATTGTCTGGACCGACACGCCGCAGCGCATAAAGCATTTTCACGATATGCCGGCTGACGTCTTCGCGCGCCTGGTGGAAGAACGTCTGGGCGGCGAGGACCTGGGCAAGATAACACTGACCGGGCAGCGTTGGCTGTATCCGCTGGCCTCACAATACGCCTTGCGCTATACCGCCCCGCGCCTGGCCCTGATCGGTGATGCGGCGCACGGTCTCCACCCTGTGGCCGGACAGGGCATGAATCTGGGTTTCCGGGATGTACGCACGCTCGCAGCCCTGCTGGAAGAAGCCTGGAATGAAGGCAGCGGGACAGCCAGGGTGGACCTCGGCGCGCCCGCACTTCTGGCGCGTTACCAGCACTCCACCCGCCCCGGCAACTTTGCCATGCTTCTGGCCTGCAACGGGATGGAGCACCTGTTCAGCACCCATAATCCTTTCCTGCGCGGTGCCCGCCAGCTGGGCCTCAAAGCGTTGGAGCGCCTGCCCGGGCTGCGACGCAGCTTCGTGCAGCAGGCCATGGGGCTTTAA
- the cysE gene encoding serine O-acetyltransferase: MDSRYHGALTGFWHDFRAEASCCNDPLIRDLYAVNICDHKDFASALSSLLATKLKDRALSEVALKGLITHVLEEAPEIAAAAAADILATHERDPACPDLVTPFLFFKGWQAVQAYRIAHQLWLQGRRPLAYHLQSRVNEKFAVDIHPAAQLGWGLTVDHGTGIVIGETAIVENDVILFQNVTLGGTGKTGGDRHPTVRQGSLLGAGAIVLGNIEIGTQARIGAGAVVLENIPPYATAVGNPARIVRVDTPGAKQT; encoded by the coding sequence ATGGACAGCAGATATCATGGAGCACTGACGGGCTTTTGGCACGACTTCCGCGCGGAAGCCAGTTGCTGCAATGATCCTCTCATCCGCGACCTGTACGCTGTCAATATCTGTGACCACAAGGATTTCGCCTCTGCCCTCTCCTCCCTGCTGGCCACAAAGCTCAAGGACCGCGCCCTTTCGGAAGTGGCACTCAAGGGCCTGATCACCCACGTGCTGGAAGAGGCGCCTGAAATAGCAGCGGCGGCGGCAGCCGACATTCTGGCTACGCATGAACGTGATCCGGCCTGCCCTGATCTCGTTACACCGTTTCTGTTCTTCAAAGGCTGGCAGGCAGTGCAGGCCTACCGCATCGCCCACCAGCTCTGGCTGCAGGGACGCAGGCCTCTGGCTTATCACCTGCAGAGCCGGGTGAACGAGAAATTCGCCGTTGATATTCATCCGGCGGCCCAGCTGGGTTGGGGCCTGACAGTCGATCACGGGACCGGCATCGTCATCGGGGAAACCGCAATTGTGGAAAACGACGTCATCCTTTTTCAGAATGTCACGCTGGGGGGTACGGGCAAAACAGGAGGGGACCGCCATCCGACCGTGCGGCAGGGAAGCCTGCTCGGTGCAGGCGCCATTGTGCTGGGCAATATTGAAATCGGAACTCAGGCGCGGATCGGAGCTGGCGCAGTCGTGCTGGAGAACATTCCCCCTTACGCCACAGCCGTTGGAAATCCTGCCCGAATTGTCCGGGTTGACACACCCGGGGCCAAACAGACCTGA
- a CDS encoding aldose epimerase family protein, giving the protein MSSISNTLPARRLLSPLLSRKGRHVAGLLCASALSLAVVGGSAMAAPEPTVTVTDWGKMPDGQTVQMITLHNDHGVTARILTYGATIQSVDTPDRAGKEQDIALGFPNLQDYLKYNDDAFFGAVLGRVANRIAGGSFQLEGKTYHLPTNQAPNTLHGGPVSFKDKLWTIAGVGHDANGAWVTLRLVSPDGDQGFPGELTTLATYKLNNDDDLSLNFKATTNAPTIVNLATHNYWNLNGEGSGSDEPEILQIFANRYIPTNDLSIPTGKLAPVEGTPFDFRQPHRVGERLRSPDPQMSVPRGYDKCWVIDGPYGNGHKVRLAAKLIDPRSGRVMEVLTNLPGMQFYTTNNILGNYVGPSGRTYRQTDALAFEPEFFPDSPNQPAFPSIELKPGQTYDFTTVFHFSTEK; this is encoded by the coding sequence ATGTCCAGTATATCGAACACGCTGCCCGCCCGTCGTCTCTTATCCCCCCTTCTGTCCCGCAAGGGCCGTCATGTGGCGGGGCTGCTTTGCGCCAGTGCGTTGAGCCTGGCAGTAGTCGGCGGCAGTGCCATGGCTGCTCCTGAGCCCACAGTGACCGTGACGGATTGGGGCAAGATGCCTGACGGACAGACCGTCCAGATGATCACCCTGCATAATGATCACGGGGTGACGGCGCGTATTCTCACCTACGGGGCCACGATCCAGTCAGTGGATACGCCTGACCGGGCCGGCAAGGAGCAGGACATCGCACTCGGTTTCCCGAACCTGCAGGATTATCTCAAATACAATGACGATGCCTTTTTCGGCGCGGTTCTTGGCCGTGTCGCCAACCGCATTGCAGGCGGCAGCTTCCAGCTGGAAGGCAAGACCTATCACCTGCCGACCAACCAGGCGCCCAATACGCTGCATGGCGGCCCGGTTTCCTTCAAGGACAAGCTGTGGACCATCGCCGGCGTAGGCCATGACGCGAATGGCGCCTGGGTGACGCTGCGACTTGTCAGCCCAGATGGCGACCAGGGATTTCCGGGTGAGCTGACGACGCTGGCAACCTACAAGCTCAACAACGATGACGACCTGTCCCTGAATTTCAAGGCGACCACCAATGCGCCGACGATCGTCAACCTGGCCACACATAATTACTGGAACCTCAACGGTGAGGGCTCGGGCAGCGATGAACCGGAAATCCTGCAGATCTTTGCCAACCGTTACATCCCGACCAATGATCTTTCCATTCCGACCGGAAAACTGGCCCCTGTGGAAGGAACGCCGTTTGATTTCCGCCAGCCCCACAGGGTAGGCGAACGCCTGCGCAGTCCTGATCCGCAGATGTCAGTGCCGCGCGGTTATGATAAATGCTGGGTGATCGACGGTCCTTACGGCAACGGCCACAAGGTGCGTCTGGCCGCCAAGCTGATTGACCCGCGTTCCGGCCGCGTCATGGAAGTGCTGACCAACCTGCCAGGCATGCAGTTCTACACCACCAATAATATTCTGGGTAACTATGTCGGCCCTTCCGGTCGCACCTATCGCCAGACCGATGCGCTGGCGTTTGAGCCGGAATTTTTCCCTGACAGCCCCAATCAGCCTGCTTTTCCCAGCATTGAGCTGAAGCCGGGCCAGACCTACGATTTTACCACCGTGTTCCATTTCTCAACCGAGAAGTGA
- a CDS encoding MlaA family lipoprotein, whose amino-acid sequence MVPIIRALLGCVVLLSLDACKSIRAPVPKDPDALADYKLANDPYEPLNRKMYDINMWAYHFALRPMGKAWKNYVPHPIRQSIATLNETWRQPAVFFSDVGAGKPRRAGDSFMRFLINMTAGVAGFFDVAGLVGYKQHSTDPGMVFGTWGIKSGPYLFLPFIGPSSFRDMVGYAVSQGLTPINYVPRGYGLLSFDWGYNILGTMNVFADSTDQLDAIEQQSLDPYAYLRSAWQQNRQNEVQKLKDDNRRTVPDWY is encoded by the coding sequence ATGGTCCCGATCATCCGTGCCCTGCTAGGCTGTGTCGTGCTTCTGAGCCTTGACGCCTGCAAATCTATCCGCGCCCCTGTTCCGAAAGATCCCGATGCGCTGGCCGACTATAAATTGGCCAATGACCCCTATGAGCCCCTGAACCGCAAGATGTACGACATCAACATGTGGGCTTACCATTTCGCCCTGCGCCCCATGGGCAAGGCCTGGAAGAATTACGTTCCCCATCCTATCCGGCAGTCCATCGCCACGCTGAACGAGACCTGGCGGCAGCCAGCCGTCTTCTTCTCGGATGTAGGCGCAGGCAAGCCGCGCCGTGCCGGCGATTCCTTCATGCGCTTTCTCATCAACATGACAGCGGGGGTTGCCGGATTCTTCGATGTGGCCGGGCTGGTCGGCTACAAGCAGCACAGCACGGATCCGGGCATGGTATTCGGAACCTGGGGGATCAAAAGCGGGCCTTATCTCTTCCTGCCCTTCATCGGTCCGAGCAGTTTTCGTGACATGGTCGGGTACGCCGTCAGCCAGGGCCTGACCCCCATCAACTACGTGCCGCGCGGTTACGGACTGCTCAGCTTTGACTGGGGTTACAACATCCTGGGCACCATGAATGTCTTTGCCGACAGCACCGACCAGCTCGATGCCATCGAGCAGCAGAGCCTTGATCCTTACGCCTATCTCCGCAGCGCCTGGCAGCAGAATCGCCAGAACGAGGTGCAGAAACTCAAGGACGACAACCGACGCACGGTACCGGACTGGTACTGA
- a CDS encoding MlaC/ttg2D family ABC transporter substrate-binding protein: MILRSFSRRAVLGAAGVLSLLPGLVLASPATDFVASFGDKISQILNSGQSLQRKRQEILPLLKANVDIPAIGRYCLGRYWRMATPEQQATYLKLFDHVLVHGVMAQIGNYQNISLRITESVPSPVGDKVSVEISRKNQPNVMMTVVVDGHPPKIIDLYGEGASMRLTQRSDYLAFMARHNGNVQALLDALHQQVMRNMGP; this comes from the coding sequence ATGATACTCCGCAGCTTTTCACGCCGCGCCGTTCTGGGAGCCGCCGGCGTTCTGTCTTTGCTGCCTGGCTTGGTCCTTGCCAGCCCCGCGACGGATTTTGTGGCCTCCTTCGGCGACAAGATCTCGCAGATCCTCAATTCCGGTCAGTCCCTGCAGCGCAAACGGCAGGAGATCCTGCCCCTGCTCAAGGCCAATGTCGACATTCCGGCCATCGGGCGCTACTGCCTGGGCCGTTACTGGCGCATGGCAACCCCTGAGCAGCAGGCAACCTATCTGAAACTGTTCGACCACGTTCTCGTACACGGCGTGATGGCGCAGATCGGCAATTACCAGAACATCAGCCTCCGGATCACCGAGAGCGTTCCCAGCCCGGTCGGTGACAAGGTATCTGTGGAGATCAGCCGCAAGAACCAGCCGAATGTCATGATGACCGTGGTGGTTGACGGCCACCCGCCCAAAATCATCGATCTTTACGGTGAAGGGGCCAGCATGCGCCTGACCCAGCGCAGCGATTACCTGGCTTTCATGGCCCGCCACAACGGAAATGTGCAGGCCCTGCTTGATGCACTGCATCAGCAGGTCATGCGCAATATGGGCCCCTGA
- the queA gene encoding tRNA preQ1(34) S-adenosylmethionine ribosyltransferase-isomerase QueA, with the protein MVDDMAPYDFHLPESRIATHPARPRESARLLHVRPTSASQAVLNTHRIADLPTLLRPGDLLVANNTEVIHAKLEAMRGQARIGITLDRPLPGGTWHVLARNARKLRAGDLLTFGTDCVTAEVVANEGAGAAELRFSVEGAPFDAFLERCGVLALPPYIARPQGPTAQDERDYRTIFSRYRGAVAAPTAGLHFTPDLLEALAQRGIAQRTVTLHVGAGTFLPVRSSLAEHRMHAEWGHIDEATAQAINTTRAQGGRIVAVGTTSLRLLESAADENGLIHPWRGETSIFIRPGYRFRAVDVLMTNFHLPRSTLFMLVCAFAGTTNMQTAYHQAITDRMRFYSYGDACLLERQP; encoded by the coding sequence ATCGTGGACGATATGGCGCCTTACGACTTTCACCTGCCTGAAAGCCGTATTGCCACACACCCGGCCCGACCCCGCGAAAGCGCGCGTTTGCTACATGTCCGTCCGACTTCTGCCAGTCAGGCGGTACTGAATACTCACCGGATTGCTGATCTTCCCACCCTTCTCCGCCCGGGCGACCTGCTGGTGGCCAATAATACGGAAGTCATTCACGCAAAGCTGGAAGCAATGCGGGGCCAGGCCAGAATCGGCATCACGCTGGATCGCCCGCTTCCGGGAGGCACCTGGCATGTCCTTGCCCGTAATGCCCGCAAACTCCGCGCAGGTGACCTGCTGACATTCGGCACTGATTGTGTCACGGCTGAAGTGGTGGCCAATGAGGGCGCAGGCGCTGCCGAGCTGCGCTTTTCAGTGGAAGGCGCACCTTTCGACGCCTTTCTTGAACGCTGCGGCGTTCTGGCGCTGCCTCCTTACATCGCCCGCCCGCAAGGCCCCACCGCCCAGGACGAGCGCGACTACCGCACAATCTTTTCGCGCTACCGGGGCGCGGTGGCCGCACCGACAGCCGGGCTCCACTTCACGCCTGATCTGCTTGAGGCTCTGGCGCAACGCGGCATCGCGCAGCGTACCGTGACCCTGCATGTCGGTGCGGGCACGTTTCTGCCGGTCCGCTCCAGCCTGGCCGAGCACCGCATGCATGCGGAATGGGGGCATATCGACGAGGCAACCGCACAGGCCATCAACACCACCCGCGCTCAGGGCGGACGCATCGTGGCCGTGGGCACGACCAGTCTGCGCCTTCTGGAAAGTGCCGCTGATGAAAACGGTCTTATCCATCCCTGGCGGGGTGAGACGTCCATCTTCATCCGGCCGGGCTACAGATTCCGGGCGGTTGATGTGCTGATGACCAATTTTCACCTGCCACGTTCAACCCTTTTCATGCTCGTCTGCGCCTTTGCGGGCACCACCAACATGCAGACAGCCTATCACCAGGCCATCACCGACAGGATGAGATTCTATTCCTATGGCGATGCCTGCCTGCTAGAACGCCAGCCATGA
- the tgt gene encoding tRNA guanosine(34) transglycosylase Tgt yields the protein MTQQHDGLLSQDQALPRPDLTPSDRLYWQEEGRCSQARAGWLHTRHGRVPTPTFMPVGTVGTVKGMTADAVRATGAGVVLGNTYHLMLRPGADRVQKLGGLHRMMDWPGPILTDSGGFQVMSLGPLRKMDEDGVTFRSHIDGSSHRLTPEISTDIQFKLDATISMAFDECPALPATKERLEESMERSMRWAARSREAFTPRPGYGQFGIVQGGTEQDLRARSVKALTEIGFEGYAIGGLAVGEGQELMFSTLDFTTPLLPQDKPRYLMGVGTPDDLLGSVMRGCDMFDCVMPSRAGRTARAYTDRGPLNLRNARFAEDTRPLTPHEDGPLARTSRAYLHHLFRANEMLGPMLLTWHNLAYYQRLMRRIRAAIMNGTLEALAVQLRAGWAQGDWNPEEWPFPHYS from the coding sequence ATGACCCAGCAGCACGACGGACTTCTTTCCCAGGACCAGGCTCTCCCCAGGCCGGACCTTACCCCGAGCGACCGGCTCTACTGGCAGGAGGAAGGCCGGTGCAGCCAGGCACGGGCCGGGTGGCTGCATACCCGCCACGGGCGCGTCCCCACACCGACCTTCATGCCTGTCGGCACTGTCGGCACCGTCAAGGGAATGACAGCTGACGCCGTGCGCGCGACGGGGGCTGGTGTCGTTCTGGGCAATACCTATCACCTCATGCTGCGCCCGGGTGCGGACCGTGTGCAGAAACTGGGCGGACTGCACAGAATGATGGACTGGCCCGGACCGATTCTGACGGATTCCGGCGGCTTTCAGGTCATGTCTCTGGGACCGTTGCGCAAAATGGATGAGGACGGCGTTACTTTCCGCTCCCACATTGACGGCAGTTCCCACCGCCTGACGCCTGAGATTTCCACGGACATCCAGTTCAAGCTGGATGCGACGATCTCCATGGCTTTCGATGAGTGCCCGGCCCTGCCGGCCACCAAGGAACGGCTGGAGGAGTCCATGGAACGCTCCATGCGCTGGGCTGCCCGCTCGCGCGAGGCCTTTACTCCGCGCCCGGGCTACGGGCAGTTCGGCATCGTCCAGGGCGGAACGGAACAGGATTTGCGCGCCCGCTCTGTCAAAGCGCTGACCGAAATCGGGTTCGAAGGCTATGCCATCGGCGGCCTGGCGGTGGGAGAAGGGCAGGAACTCATGTTTTCCACCCTCGATTTCACCACGCCCCTGCTGCCCCAGGACAAGCCCCGGTACCTGATGGGTGTGGGCACCCCCGATGACCTCCTGGGCTCTGTCATGCGCGGATGTGACATGTTCGACTGCGTCATGCCCTCACGCGCCGGGCGGACGGCCCGCGCCTATACCGACCGTGGCCCTCTCAACCTGCGCAATGCCCGGTTTGCCGAGGATACGCGCCCCCTGACCCCTCATGAGGACGGGCCTCTCGCCCGCACGTCTCGCGCCTATCTGCACCATCTTTTCCGCGCCAATGAGATGCTGGGGCCGATGCTGCTCACCTGGCACAACCTGGCTTATTACCAGCGCCTGATGCGCCGCATCCGTGCCGCCATCATGAATGGCACCCTTGAAGCCCTGGCTGTCCAGTTGCGCGCCGGCTGGGCACAGGGCGACTGGAACCCTGAGGAATGGCCCTTTCCCCACTATAGCTGA
- a CDS encoding YMGG-like glycine zipper-containing protein, with protein MTPKTRRSFRVVTAGATLALLGLGACTQQEIDNPTDRALGGALLTGAAGAAIGDIAGGGTGAAIGALSGLAAGGAVGWLTAPGTSNISN; from the coding sequence ATGACTCCCAAGACACGTCGTAGCTTTCGCGTTGTCACAGCCGGTGCGACACTGGCGCTTCTGGGACTGGGTGCCTGCACCCAGCAGGAGATCGACAATCCCACCGATCGCGCATTGGGAGGCGCTCTGCTTACCGGTGCCGCCGGTGCGGCCATCGGTGATATTGCAGGCGGTGGTACAGGTGCCGCCATCGGTGCCCTTTCCGGCCTGGCAGCCGGCGGCGCTGTGGGCTGGCTGACTGCGCCCGGCACCTCCAACATCAGCAACTGA
- a CDS encoding purine-nucleoside phosphorylase, with product MGSLAGFWLHLPVPALAQSPAAVRAPIPVRVVVVTTFELGADTGDLPGEFQNWVERFPLPQKIPAPATYHEVLRYNPELHVLGMVSGEGPTRMAAAMTSLILDPRFDLSHAYFILAGIAGINPHAGTVGSAAWARYVVNGGAAHFIDPRQIPPDWPDGFTPVQGDRPYQQPRPPVHSIAADMAYALRPSLVQWAYRLTRNTPLPDSPALKKQRQRYAGFPRAQEKPEVMLGDTISGETFWVGSLMNGWAERWVAYWTGGAARMVTTAEEDIALCQVLHQQGGLQAGARVDPKRLLILRTASNFDMPPQGVSAASMLAEESHEEGMSGLKASTTAAYDVASPVVRELATYWAHYEKTVP from the coding sequence CTGGGGAGTCTGGCGGGTTTCTGGCTTCACTTGCCGGTCCCGGCTCTGGCGCAGTCTCCTGCCGCGGTCCGGGCACCGATTCCGGTGCGTGTCGTGGTGGTGACCACGTTTGAGCTCGGGGCGGATACGGGGGATCTGCCCGGGGAATTCCAGAACTGGGTGGAACGGTTCCCCTTGCCCCAGAAGATCCCGGCGCCTGCCACTTATCATGAGGTTCTGCGCTATAATCCGGAACTGCATGTGTTGGGGATGGTCAGCGGCGAAGGCCCAACGCGGATGGCAGCAGCCATGACTTCGCTCATTCTCGATCCGCGTTTCGACCTGTCGCATGCTTATTTCATCCTGGCCGGCATTGCCGGGATCAACCCTCATGCCGGAACTGTGGGATCGGCAGCCTGGGCGCGCTACGTGGTGAATGGCGGGGCTGCGCATTTCATTGATCCACGCCAGATTCCTCCTGACTGGCCAGATGGGTTCACGCCTGTGCAGGGTGACCGGCCTTATCAGCAACCGCGCCCGCCCGTGCATTCCATTGCAGCCGACATGGCCTATGCGTTGCGTCCCTCCCTGGTGCAGTGGGCTTACCGCCTGACCCGCAACACGCCCTTGCCTGACAGCCCGGCTCTGAAAAAACAGCGCCAGCGTTATGCTGGTTTTCCAAGGGCCCAGGAAAAGCCGGAAGTCATGTTGGGAGATACGATTTCAGGCGAGACGTTCTGGGTCGGTTCCCTCATGAATGGCTGGGCAGAACGCTGGGTTGCGTATTGGACGGGTGGAGCGGCGCGGATGGTGACGACTGCTGAAGAGGATATCGCTCTTTGCCAGGTCCTGCATCAGCAGGGCGGTCTGCAGGCGGGGGCGCGCGTGGATCCGAAACGACTGCTTATCCTCCGCACAGCCAGTAATTTCGACATGCCGCCCCAGGGTGTATCGGCTGCTTCCATGTTGGCTGAGGAAAGTCATGAAGAAGGCATGAGTGGCCTGAAAGCCTCGACAACAGCGGCTTATGATGTGGCAAGCCCGGTCGTGCGGGAGCTTGCCACGTACTGGGCGCATTATGAAAAAACCGTGCCCTGA
- a CDS encoding adenosine deaminase family protein — translation MPSEIYCRSHLGRFSPFRLARLFSGAVQVRVMACAVMVLSFSHGVADAAPSLPDRSAQVSQVFENLRNDPVRLQMFLRQFPKGADLHNHLVGAVYAESLLRWAGEEGLCVSVSAGTVLPGSCDVGREGQEKATALPQDPVAWNLMVDALSMRDFVPGVSDRSGHDHFFGTFDRFLPLQLTRQGDMLAEARQHAADDHVHYVELMISPALGAMIASGHPLGLKDSGDLPTAHAALAPRLPALVAQARAEVDRMEERARQLLHCPPAGVSGSSQSGGIPPACRVQVRYLFQSVRTLPAAEVFAQLEAGYALVRADPRFVGLNIVAPEDNPVAVRDYGLQMAMFHFLNGVMPGVALSLHAGELTPALVPPAALQSHVWQAIETAGAQRIGHGVDVRWEKDPAGLLALMRRKHVLVEINLTSNQEILGVSGDQHPFRLYRQAGVPLALSTDDEGISRGSLTQEYQKAVDWFGLRYPDLVSLSRTGLEYAFLPGQSLWQDRQPGHFVPVCRQAVVGHELPQPCQALLKSSAKARAQWQLEEDLAAFEERAAREPLFNPGPPAQLTGGGVRARQP, via the coding sequence ATGCCGTCAGAAATTTATTGCAGAAGCCACCTCGGACGCTTTTCCCCCTTCCGGCTGGCCCGCCTGTTTTCAGGTGCGGTTCAGGTGCGGGTGATGGCCTGTGCAGTAATGGTCCTGTCTTTCAGTCATGGGGTAGCCGACGCCGCGCCTTCCCTTCCCGACAGGTCGGCGCAGGTCAGTCAGGTCTTCGAGAATCTCAGAAATGATCCGGTGCGCCTGCAGATGTTTCTGCGGCAGTTTCCCAAGGGTGCGGACCTGCACAATCATCTCGTCGGGGCCGTTTATGCAGAAAGCCTCCTGCGCTGGGCCGGTGAAGAGGGGCTGTGCGTTTCAGTCAGCGCGGGCACGGTTTTGCCAGGTTCTTGCGATGTGGGGCGTGAAGGGCAGGAGAAGGCGACTGCCTTGCCGCAGGATCCCGTAGCCTGGAACCTGATGGTCGATGCCCTTTCGATGCGCGACTTCGTCCCCGGTGTCAGTGACCGTTCCGGGCATGATCATTTCTTCGGCACGTTCGACCGTTTTCTGCCGCTTCAGCTTACCCGGCAGGGCGACATGCTCGCCGAAGCGCGCCAGCATGCGGCTGATGACCATGTCCATTATGTGGAACTGATGATTTCCCCAGCCCTGGGGGCGATGATTGCCAGCGGGCATCCCCTGGGCCTGAAGGACAGCGGGGATCTGCCGACTGCTCACGCGGCACTGGCACCCCGTCTGCCGGCCCTGGTCGCCCAGGCCCGGGCTGAAGTGGACCGGATGGAAGAGCGGGCGCGCCAGCTGCTTCACTGCCCGCCTGCTGGTGTTTCCGGCTCTTCGCAGAGTGGCGGGATTCCACCGGCCTGCCGGGTGCAGGTGCGTTATCTGTTCCAGAGCGTGCGGACATTGCCGGCCGCGGAAGTCTTTGCCCAGCTTGAAGCAGGCTATGCGCTCGTCAGGGCAGATCCGCGTTTTGTCGGCCTCAATATCGTGGCCCCGGAAGACAATCCCGTTGCCGTGCGTGACTACGGGCTGCAGATGGCGATGTTTCATTTTCTGAACGGCGTTATGCCAGGGGTGGCCCTTTCCCTGCATGCCGGTGAACTGACACCGGCCCTCGTACCTCCTGCAGCGTTGCAGTCGCATGTCTGGCAGGCCATCGAGACAGCCGGGGCGCAGCGCATCGGCCACGGGGTGGACGTACGCTGGGAAAAGGATCCGGCCGGACTGCTGGCCTTGATGCGCCGCAAACACGTGCTGGTGGAAATCAATCTGACCAGCAATCAGGAAATCCTCGGTGTCAGCGGGGATCAACACCCTTTCCGACTGTATCGCCAGGCCGGGGTTCCACTGGCGCTGTCCACGGATGATGAAGGTATTTCACGCGGTTCCCTGACCCAGGAATATCAGAAAGCCGTCGATTGGTTCGGACTGCGCTATCCGGACCTGGTTTCCCTGTCACGCACAGGGTTGGAATATGCCTTTCTGCCTGGCCAGAGCCTGTGGCAGGACCGTCAGCCAGGTCACTTCGTTCCTGTGTGTCGGCAGGCGGTAGTGGGGCACGAGCTGCCTCAGCCTTGCCAGGCGCTGCTGAAGAGCAGTGCCAAAGCGCGAGCCCAATGGCAGCTGGAGGAAGATCTGGCGGCTTTTGAAGAGCGTGCTGCAAGAGAGCCGCTCTTCAATCCTGGCCCGCCAGCTCAGCTCACTGGTGGCGGTGTGCGGGCCAGGCAGCCCTGA